ATAAATCTCGAAACCCTACTTTAAGAAACAAAAATGACCTGCAATAGATGCACATAGTGGAAGTTAGAAATGAACGATAAAACACACATAGAGAATCGCAAACGCAGGTTcataaaaacaatcaaaatcaaaatatatagCTCGCACATATGCAAACAGAGGAATCCTAAAACCCTAAAAACATAGAGAAGCTGAAATTTCCTTTCATTAACTACAAATGCATAGAACCTGAAATGTCCTTTCATTAACTATAAATGCATAGAACTTGAAATGTCCTTTCATTAACTACAAGtgcaattaagaaaataaataacCATAGCTATATATCTCGAAACCCTACATTAACCAACAGACACAAAGAATTCAAAATGCACGTTcataaaaaacaatcaaaacgTAGAGCTCACTCATTAGCTAAAAACACACAGAATCTAAAATGTCCTTCCATTAACTACAACTgcaatcaagaaaataaaaaacaaggCAAAGAACATGAAACTTCCTCCCATTAACTAAAAAATTCATAAAACCTGAAAAATTCATTTCATTAAGTAAAAATGCATAGAACCTGAAATGTCCTTCCATTAACTGCGactaatcaaaagaaaaaaaataacaagGTAGAGAGCATGAAATTTCCTTTCATTAACTAAAAATGCATAGAAGTTGAATTGTCCTTTCATCAACTGCGAGCgcaattaagaaaataaaaaaccaTAGCTATATCTCTCAAAACCCTATATTAAGAAACATAAATGACCTGCAACAGATGCACATAGTGGAAGTTGGAAATGAATGGTAAAACACACACATGAAAAATATAGAGAATATAAGTGtagaattttaaattgaaaaggtACTTGAAATCGGCAGCTAAAATCAATTACCTCCCTTTTGCACAAACAGACGCTTAAACCAAATAGAGCCGAGAATCACCATTCTAGCAAAACCCACCAAAAGCCCAAAGAATCGCACACACCATGAAAATGATAATAGTATCTAgaaaatgaaaacccaaaattaattATGAACTACGAATGCAAACACAAGAAAGATAAAATGCagagaatggaaacccaaaataaATGATGGTATGATGTTCGCAATGATAGAACCGACAGACACACTGCCCAAGTACATGAAACGTCCCTCAAAATAGCCAAGTCTTTAACCGCATTTAATGCAGACTCTTCCCATGACCATCAAAACCATCAATACAGGATGTGGTAGGTGCTATATGACCTTACCACCACGTTCCTCTCGAAAAAAGGAGAAGACAATGTGGTTGTAGCTATCTTGTCATCGACTATCAAGCAAACGACATGGAAGAAGATGTAAATACTCGCCGAAAACATGTCGGAAAAATGCACCTTGCTAGAAGGCTGACACTTTGACGAGCAAAAGCCAACACAAAGAGCCTATCGACTAAAAATTAATTATTACTTTTTTAAGTATTTAAAAATATTGaagatttaaaattattattaattaaaatatactGTTAAAAATTTAATATGTAGATCACatcttctttttaatattaaaattaaatgagaagaAGGTGGTTAATCAGTTAAGCTTGAATTTGTTTAATCCTTTGTGAACCACTTAGAATTTTAAAAGAAGTGGTGTCATTTATATGTGATTGAAAGTATTTTTTGCCAAGATAGTTTTTaaagattttatatttaattaattaattaatttatttatttttattttttttgaattgggACTTTCATTTTAGCAAATATATAgattaactagtaatgatatttaAAAGTTATTAAGTTTTTAATATGCAAAAGTATTTTCAATTTATTATAAAATAGTTTATGACTACAAAATGAAGTTTAATTATATTTATGAAAGAAATTACAAAAGAATTTTAAAACAACAAATTATAATTAAGAGAAATAAATAAAGACTTTTGATGTAAGATACATCTGAAAATTGGAAACAAATGCAAACATATTGTAAAAAGTATTTTaatgtatgttttttattaagcGATGAAGGAAGGGCCTTAATCCTAGACATTAACATTACAACAAACCTATCAAAAAACAACCACTAGCACAAAACAACTAGAAGCACACAACAAACCAACCATGAGACAAACATAAATGTCTGTATTGATGTCCAAACTAAACTACTAAAAATATTAGCCAACCAAACATGCCATTAAAGATCATAATATAGAATATTACTAAAACCATAACAACAGATAACTAAACCTATATCTATACCCTATAAAAAAAAAATAACCCAACTCAAGAGACTACTTTTTTTAAGGAGACCCTAATTCTTTTCCAAGATTTGGAGGTTCTTCTTTTCCAAGATCCGAAGGTAGTTTAAATCTTAATGATGAAAAAATCTTATCCAATTCTTTTATCATCTTGCATTTAGGTCCGTTTGAATTGTTTGCTTTCAATTAATTTCAATTGAATAAATTGTTTGGATGTCAACAACTTCAATCGTGGACCCTACTCCTAACcccgctgatgtatggggcaagaaagatcaTCTTGTATCCCCCTGCCTAGGTATATTTTAGGATGTAGAGTCCACTTTGTAACTAAAAATCACTTTCAGAAATTTGTATTTCAAGTTTTTTTAAACTTACTAGATTTTTaacatttcaagattttagagatttttttgtaatttgcactttagaaaattgatgatgactcacaactttctattttaaaaatagttttcaaCTTTACATTGCAAtacaaaacataaattaaaaaaattaagaaattagttcaagcttttgaattttaaatataaatatcaaaattaaagATTTAATATTAAACATTAGTTTTGATTtactaaaattaattaaaaaataaaattaaaaataaacattTAATCATTAATATATTGGTAAAACTGAAAAACAAAACCTCGCATTTACAACAATGTAAGCCTTTGCATAAAACCTACATTCTCCTTTGATTGctattctaaaaataaataaagaaacaatTTGCCTCCAATTTATCTCACAGTAGCAAGTTCAGTATGTATAAGTACACATTTCCAACATTTTTAAAAATTCATCCAACATTTTAAAAACTTGGTCTCACAATAGCAAGTTCAGTAAGTTCAGTATGTATAATTAGTATGTATAAGTGCAAGTGCTAGTAAATAATACACATTTCCAATTTATCTGTGTTAGTATCACCTTATTGAAAATTTTCGTTGTCAACATTTATGAAGATTCAGTCTCATCCTTGCACAGTACATCTCCATGAATTTTCATGTTTAGGCAGACCTCAAATTACAGAATTGTTTAATCAGTGGTTTCCATTCTGCCCCCTGCACTGCAGTTGGTGATAACCCCAAAGGGGCGGGGGCGCTTTTGCCCTGATCCAGGCGATGACGAGATACGAGATGGAgattgggcattcatccccacATCTGAGAATCGTGGCCTGGCTGGCCTCCTCCCCACATCCGAGAGTCGAGGAGGTCTGGGTGGCCATTGATGGGGTTTTGAATGAGGGTGGCCATAATCACTTTGGGAGGCTGAATTAGGCGTCCTGCTTGGTTGCTGGAGACTCACTGTTTCAGAGACAGAATAATCTGCATAAAGCTTCCGGATGATATCCTTTCTGTGCTTGGTGAAGGTATTGTACTCTGTTTTCATAGTTTCAGAGTCCTCTTTCAATGCTTGGAAGCTGCTACTCAATTGGACAGTAGCAGGTGGAGTTAAAGGAGAAGAAACAAGTGGAGATTGGCAGGGCAGAGATGGAGTGGAACCAGGTGTTTGGCCTTCCACAGCAAGTAGGCTTTGTTTCAATTCCGCAATGTGCAATTTTAATTGCTCATTCTCCTTTTGCAGCTGCTTGTTCTGTTCAATTTGGAAATCGGGTATCTCTAACTCTTCATTTGCAATGCAAGCCTGTAACATCATTGAGGTAATTTTCCATTAAAGACCTCTTTCTTGAGCACTTCCAAACTACCCTAAATTAGTACACAGATTGAATAAAGCCTGGCCACAACTTACCCTTGTTCGAATTTCCTTTGCTCGGTTTGCCCAATGAAGAGTATTCTGTGTTTCTGAATAAGATGTATTGCTAGGACTGATGTTTGCAATCATAGTTGTGTGGCAAGCTCCACCCAACGAATCCTGCAATCACCCAGTAAGATCTCTCTGAGTTATTATAAAACAAATTTGCCCAAACCACCATTAGAAATTTCAGACTTTACTTGCATAACAGTGCTAAGAAACCTAGGTCCTTGAGGGTATGAATAATGGCATTCCTACCTTGAGAAGCTGTGTAAGTTTAGAAGCTCTATATGGAATGTGACTTTTGCCTTCCACCAGAGCCTTAATGCAGCTACTGAGGGCCAAAAGGGATTTATTTATATTGGCCCCTTCCACAGATCTCAGCGTCCGTTGATCTGTGGCAGTAGATCTCTCAGATCCAGCCAAATCTACAAGAGATAATTTACCTGAACGAGTAACAGTGGTTGATCCCTCCTTTAGTCTGTATTCCACCGCAACCTACAACATGAAGTTATGAACTGTGTAAGTGCAATCCTTGCTTGGTATTAGGTAATGGAGAATTGCAGTGTTAACTTAGCAGTCCCATTAAGTTTAAGTTTAAGAGTGTGAAGTGCAAACCTGCAGGATAGCATGGGATCGTGATGAGGTCTCATTGAGTCGAGTGGCCTCTGTTATTCGGTTATGGTTGCCTCTATAGAGCAAGATCATCACCTGTGAAACACCAATTTGCAGTGCTCCTTATAACTCCTTGGTAATCAGAATTAAGATGAGTTATGATTTTGAAGAGTTCTAAACATACCTCATGAACTGTACTCGTATGGTGTTGGGTTATCCCTGAAGAGACATTCCCCTGAAGGAAGAAGAGGGGCAAAGATCAGTTACCCAAGTATCAGAAGAATGCTCAGCTCAGCCTCAAACAGACATATTGGGAGAGGtttacaacatacctgtttatccTCTCTGAGAACAAGAGGCTTGCCAGGTGACAGGAGATCCTTCACTGCTTCATTGTAGACCTCAAGATAAGAGATTGAAACAACATGTTCACCATTAAAGCTCAACTGTTGAAGCTTTGCAAAGAGATCTTTTATGGCAAGAACCATAACACCTGGATTCCTCTCTGTTCCAAGCATAGTGTGGGTTTTCCCTGCCCCTGTTGCTCCATAGCACAACACAGAGGCATTTCTTCCTTGCAGAACACAATCAACAAGCTCCGCAGTGCTGGACAAATTCAATGTTTTCCCAGTCAATCATATGCCACACTCAGACAATAGAACTTCTATAACATGCTAAGAAATTGTGCTCAAAAGCActtcagaaaaaagaaaaaagaaaccgAAGTTATATACATACCTTGTGTCATAGACCTGTTTCTGGTCCACAGAGGGATCGAAAACTGCATCAAATGTGTATTGCCGATCACCATCCCTCTTCAATCTCAAATAGTCATTGTCattaacaaagtccttcaagaagAGATCCTTGTTGTTGGCAACACAAACACAGTTTCGGGCACctgcttcctcttctttctttgatagtggcctcactctcaCATAAACCATTATCCTCTCTGTATCTTCTCCACAAATAGGCACGATCTCAGAGGCATTCCCCTGTTTGCCCCTTGTGCTTACTTCACTACTCCAATCTTCTGATTCAGGCTGTGAAATAGGAAAACATAAACTGGGTAAGGGATTAGTGCAGAACCTAGATTTAGGATTGCCATTACAGTGGCCAAAAGGTTTCCCCATTGCAGATGTTTTCCCAGAGACATCTGAATGTCTGCGGCGACCCTTGTCTGTGAGTTTTTCAGCAGGCTTGCCCATACCTGGCATTTTGGACCCTGGATTATTAACCATAGACATTCTCCTGCCTGTTTTCAAAGGCCTAGGAGGAAGCTTTTGGGCTTCAATCTGAGGCTCCTTCTCCCACTGGTTCTGTGTCAAAGCTCTTAACTTTTTGGCTGCAAGAGCAGAAGCAGAAGAAGAATTTAACCATCTTCCCCTAGCAGGGGAGGAATCAGCAGCAGGACAACCATAAAATGCCATTTTCTTCTTTCCACTCTCAAATTGCAAATTGCAATGTATTCAATTCTTTACTGTCATTCAATCCCCAAATGCTGTTCCATTCCTATTTATTCCCTTCTCTTGTGATTACATTGCATTGGGATACTGCACAAAGGTAAGACATCTTCCGATAATTTAGTAGCAGAGATAAATCACAGGAAAGGATTGGAATTCGGGATAGCCTGCAAGATACCATGAAGGAGGGGAGGAATGGCatatttttgaatttgaatagTAGCATTGTATTGTATATAAATTTCTAATGTTATTTGGCGCCTTTTAATTagtatttttaaattgattttgatatttattatCTTATTATGTTACATATTTATTATTAAGGATTATAGTTTTAtaacatttaaattaaattttaacggtAATTTTTTTTTATGGAGGTCCAGACCTGCGAGCACCACAGCCCAGCAAGGGCATGAAGTGCAAGGGCATGAAGTCCGGGCATGAAGTCTACGAGCTATTGATATTTAATACATTTTAGaagatataatatttttgaaaaatgTGATTATATAGATTGGGTGCTATTGATATTTAATACATTTGAGTGTTGtcattatttgatatttaatacaTTTGAGTGTTGtcattatttaattatattggTAATTTTTGGTAAATATAATATTTATGAGGAGCATGATCATAAATATTAGTATGGTCCCAATAAAtttgaataatatgatcattaaatTAATTTGAGTTTTTTCATGTAGGTCGGAGGTTCAACTCTGACCCACTAGTTTAAATTAACTTTTACTACGTTTTCACGATAATGTTTAACAGATATATTTATGAGGAGAGTGATAATAAGTATTAGTATGGTCCCAATAAAtttgaataatatgatcattaaattaattctaattattattttttggagTAGATTTAAGACTTTTGAAGAGCACAATTATAAATATTACATGCTACATGAATCTTTTTGAAGAATATGGTCCTGATATACTCAActattataaataatttaaatcattACTTATAAATCAACTTCAATGGTAATTTTAACaagatacattttttagaaaatgtgATTACGAGCATTTAAGGCTAAGAGTAATTTTTAGaagatataatatttttgaaaaatgTGATTATATAGATTGTGTGCTATTGATATTTAATACATTTGAGTGTTGtcattatttaattatattggTAATTTTTAGTAAATATAATATTTATGAGGAGCATGATCATAAATATTAGTATGGTCCCAATAAATTTGAATAATATGATCAATAAATGAATTTGAGTTTTTTCATGTACGTCTGAGGTTCAACTCTGACCCAGGAGTTTAAATTAACTTTCACGGTAAGGCAATGTTTAATAGATATATTTATGAGGAGACTGATAATAAATATTAGTATGGTCCCAATAAATAACTTTAACATTTTAACGGCAATGTTTAACAGATATATTTATGAGGAGAGTGATAATAAATATTAGTATGGTCCCAATAAAtttgaataatatgatcattaaattaattctaactatAATTTTTTGGAGTAGATTTAAGACTTTTGAAGAGTACGATTATAAATATTACATGCTACATGAATCTTTTTGAAGAATATGGTCCTTATATACTCAActattataaataatttaaatcattACTTATAAATCAACTTCAATGGTAATTTTAACAAGATAGATTTTTTAGAAAATGTGATtacatatattatgtattatattagTATTTTTAAAGAATGTAATTTCAAATGCATTTGAGTGATGTCAGTATTAGATAGAGGTCCCCTAAATTTGAGTAATATGATCATTAAATTAAATTCTAagtattttctaaaaaaattaacaCTTTTGAATGGTACAATTATTAATATAAAATGCTACATTAACATTTTTAAGGAGAATGCTTCTTATATATTTAAGTATTataggtatttaaattaatttaagtgATTATTTATAAATCAATTTTAAAGTAGTTTTTACAAGTtataatgtttttgaaaaatgtgattttagtaGATATAATATTTATGGGTGTGATCATAAATATTAAATTGGTTTCAATAAATTTGAGTAATATAGTAGTTAAATTaactataattatatttttttttttagatttaacaCTTTTGAGGGGCACCCTTATAAATATTGTGTGCTACATTAGTATTTTCAAAGAGCATTATCCTTATATATTTAAGTATTATAATTGGCTCGTTAAGGGGCATGGCTGGGTTCAATCTAACAATGATTGTCTCTCCATTGACAATTGGATGAGACCCTCGGAAGGTTGGGTGAAAATTAAATTTGACGGAGCCTCTAAAGGTAATCC
This genomic stretch from Cryptomeria japonica chromosome 8, Sugi_1.0, whole genome shotgun sequence harbors:
- the LOC131055389 gene encoding kinesin-like protein KIN-8A; its protein translation is MAFYGCPAADSSPARGRWLNSSSASALAAKKLRALTQNQWEKEPQIEAQKLPPRPLKTGRRMSMVNNPGSKMPGMGKPAEKLTDKGRRRHSDVSGKTSAMGKPFGHCNGNPKSRFCTNPLPSLCFPISQPESEDWSSEVSTRGKQGNASEIVPICGEDTERIMVYVRVRPLSKKEEEAGARNCVCVANNKDLFLKDFVNDNDYLRLKRDGDRQYTFDAVFDPSVDQKQVYDTSTAELVDCVLQGRNASVLCYGATGAGKTHTMLGTERNPGVMVLAIKDLFAKLQQLSFNGEHVVSISYLEVYNEAVKDLLSPGKPLVLREDKQGNVSSGITQHHTSTVHEVMILLYRGNHNRITEATRLNETSSRSHAILQVAVEYRLKEGSTTVTRSGKLSLVDLAGSERSTATDQRTLRSVEGANINKSLLALSSCIKALVEGKSHIPYRASKLTQLLKDSLGGACHTTMIANISPSNTSYSETQNTLHWANRAKEIRTRACIANEELEIPDFQIEQNKQLQKENEQLKLHIAELKQSLLAVEGQTPGSTPSLPCQSPLVSSPLTPPATVQLSSSFQALKEDSETMKTEYNTFTKHRKDIIRKLYADYSVSETVSLQQPSRTPNSASQSDYGHPHSKPHQWPPRPPRLSDVGRRPARPRFSDVGMNAQSPSRISSSPGSGQKRPRPFGVITNCSAGGRMETTD